The following coding sequences are from one Sciurus carolinensis chromosome 11, mSciCar1.2, whole genome shotgun sequence window:
- the Cd59 gene encoding CD59 glycoprotein, with product MRSKEGLILLRILFILVVLCNTGSGLLCYRCLDPVSYCNTTATCSLLFDTCAIVVAGPRIYHLCWKYTDCNFEFFSKKLEEKELKFRCCQTDLCNRELTETEKEKEKEKGGTVTLSGKTLLPVMLVLVTSWNSFP from the exons ATGAGAAGTAAAGAAGGACTCATCCTGCTCAGAATCCTGTTCATCCTGGTTGTCCTCTGCAACACGG GTTCTGGCCTGCTGTGTTACAGGTGTCTTGACCCGGTTTCCTACTGCAATACAACCGCCACCTGTTCACTGCTCTTTGATACCTGTGCCATTGTTGTCGCCG GGCCACGAATCTATCACCTTTGCTGGAAGTATACGGATTgcaattttgaattcttttcgaaaaaattagaagagaagGAGCTAAAATTCAGATGCTGCCAGACGGACCTGTGTAACCGGGaactcacagagacagaaaaagagaaagagaaagaaaaaggtgggACGGTCACCTTATCAGGGAAAACTCTCTTGCCGGTGATGCTGGTTCTGGTCACATCCTGGAACAGTTTTCCCTGA